A portion of the Punica granatum isolate Tunisia-2019 chromosome 7, ASM765513v2, whole genome shotgun sequence genome contains these proteins:
- the LOC116212652 gene encoding rapid alkalinization factor-like, whose amino-acid sequence MSRSFRSSHPLLAICAALAIFAALASSTAFAAELEWASLSAAVGRTAGKLVGEEEEFGLDSETNRRILATSRYISYGAMQRNTVPCSRRGASYYNCKPGAQSNPYSRGCSSISRCRS is encoded by the coding sequence ATGTCGAGAAGCTTCCGTTCCTCACATCCCCTCCTCGCGATCTGCGCCGCCCTAGCGATCTTCGCCGCCCTGGCCTCCTCCACCGCCTTCGCGGCGGAGCTGGAGTGGGCGTCCCTGTCCGCAGCGGTGGGGAGGACGGCGGGGAAGCTGgtgggggaggaggaggagttcGGGCTGGACTCGGAGACGAACCGGCGGATACTGGCGACGAGCAGATATATCAGCTACGGGGCGATGCAGAGGAACACGGTGCCCTGCTCCCGGCGCGGCGCCTCGTACTACAACTGCAAGCCCGGAGCTCAGTCCAACCCCTACTCCCGCGGCTGCAGCTCCATCTCCAGGTGCCGGAGCTAA